In Desulfobacterales bacterium, a single genomic region encodes these proteins:
- a CDS encoding carboxy terminal-processing peptidase: MTKWTIIGWAVLFLLAGAAVRTTAAPAAPAGHYTVLVPERAHVLVNREIVDDLEHNHYRSQEIDDHLSSRLLDRYLADLDRNRLYFLADDIREFEIYRDRFDDFLLANQLLPAYKIYNRFQQRVAERLLFVLDSLDHGLDRIRFDVDETMVVDREDAPWAATTAELDELWQKRLKANLLSQKLRGKTIEAAAEIVGKRYRNQLNQLRQARSEDAFQAYINALAQLYDPHTSYLSPRGSENFDISMSLSFEGIGAVLQTEDEYVKIVRLIAGGPAKKTGKLSPGDRIVGVGQGDGGELVDVVGWRIDDVVQLIRGPKGTMVRLQIIPAAAEDEHLTRTVRIIRNRVKLEEQAARKKIIDLVRNGVTYKIGVIDIPTFYVDFKGMRAHLRNYKSTTTDVRRLLKELIAARVDGVVIDLRDNSGGSLQEANSLTGLFIDHGPTVQIKSAGGRVEVLKDPEKGIVYQGPLAVLVNRMSASASEIFAGAIQDYRRGLIIGEQTFGKGTVQTLLALSHGHLKTTSAKFYRVSGESTQHKGVAPDILYPSMYDKEKLGESSLDESLPWDIIRPRRHQSYFFFAPYLNQLRARHQERLKTDPDYGYLLSRIAAQKALRSRKEISLNETVRRRERKEAQKRLLAAENKRRRAKGMEPLDSIDSLEEEKPADHVPTNEIPDNDPVLLESGRVLLDYIELSNQRLVKHGS; this comes from the coding sequence TTGACAAAGTGGACAATCATCGGCTGGGCGGTTCTTTTTTTGCTGGCCGGGGCCGCGGTCCGGACCACGGCGGCGCCCGCCGCCCCTGCCGGCCATTATACGGTCCTTGTCCCGGAACGGGCCCATGTCCTGGTCAACCGGGAGATCGTCGATGACCTGGAGCATAATCATTACCGGAGCCAGGAGATTGATGATCACCTCTCCTCCAGGCTCCTGGACCGGTACCTGGCTGATCTTGACCGCAACCGGCTTTATTTTCTGGCTGACGATATCCGCGAGTTTGAGATCTACCGGGACCGGTTCGACGATTTCCTGCTCGCCAATCAACTGCTGCCAGCCTACAAGATATACAATCGTTTCCAGCAGCGGGTGGCCGAACGGCTGCTCTTTGTACTGGACTCCCTGGACCATGGGCTGGACCGGATCCGTTTTGATGTGGACGAGACCATGGTCGTTGACCGGGAGGACGCGCCCTGGGCCGCCACCACCGCGGAACTCGACGAGCTGTGGCAAAAGCGGCTGAAGGCCAACCTCCTCAGCCAGAAGCTGAGGGGTAAAACAATCGAGGCGGCCGCTGAAATCGTGGGCAAGCGGTATCGCAACCAGCTGAACCAGCTCCGGCAGGCCCGCAGTGAAGATGCCTTTCAGGCCTATATAAATGCCCTGGCCCAGCTCTATGACCCCCATACCAGCTATCTGTCGCCCCGTGGTTCGGAGAACTTCGATATCAGCATGAGCCTTTCCTTTGAGGGGATCGGGGCGGTGCTCCAGACCGAGGACGAGTATGTCAAGATCGTCAGGCTGATTGCCGGCGGCCCGGCGAAGAAGACCGGGAAACTCAGCCCCGGGGATCGGATCGTCGGGGTGGGGCAGGGCGATGGCGGCGAGTTGGTCGATGTGGTCGGCTGGCGGATCGATGATGTGGTGCAGCTGATCCGGGGTCCCAAGGGGACAATGGTCCGGCTGCAGATCATTCCGGCCGCGGCCGAGGATGAACATCTCACCAGGACGGTGCGGATCATCCGCAACCGGGTCAAGCTTGAGGAGCAGGCCGCCCGGAAGAAGATCATTGATCTGGTCCGCAACGGGGTGACCTACAAGATAGGGGTGATCGATATCCCGACCTTTTATGTGGACTTCAAGGGGATGCGGGCCCACCTCAGGAATTATAAGAGCACCACCACCGATGTGAGACGTCTGCTCAAGGAATTGATCGCGGCCCGGGTGGACGGGGTGGTCATCGATCTGCGGGACAACAGCGGCGGATCGCTGCAGGAGGCGAACAGCCTGACCGGGTTGTTCATTGACCACGGTCCCACGGTACAGATCAAGAGTGCCGGCGGCCGGGTGGAGGTGTTAAAGGATCCGGAAAAGGGGATCGTTTACCAGGGGCCGCTGGCCGTGCTGGTCAACCGGATGAGCGCCTCGGCCTCGGAGATTTTTGCCGGGGCGATCCAGGACTATCGGCGTGGACTGATCATCGGCGAGCAGACCTTTGGCAAGGGCACGGTGCAGACCCTGCTTGCCTTGAGTCACGGCCACCTGAAGACCACCTCGGCAAAGTTTTATCGGGTTTCCGGGGAAAGCACCCAGCATAAGGGGGTTGCCCCGGATATTCTCTATCCCAGCATGTATGATAAGGAAAAGCTCGGCGAGAGTTCCCTGGATGAATCCCTGCCCTGGGACATCATCCGGCCGCGCCGCCACCAGAGCTATTTTTTCTTTGCCCCCTATCTCAACCAATTGCGGGCCCGGCACCAGGAACGGCTCAAAACGGACCCGGACTATGGTTACCTGTTGAGCCGGATCGCGGCCCAGAAGGCCCTCCGGTCCAGAAAGGAGATCTCCCTTAACGAGACAGTGCGCCGCAGGGAGAGAAAAGAGGCGCAAAAGCGGCTGCTGGCAGCGGAGAACAAACGGCGGCGGGCCAAGGGGATGGAGCCGCTCGACTCCATTGACTCCCTTGAAGAGGAGAAACCGGCCGACCATGTACCGACCAATGAGATCCCGGACAATGACCCGGTGTTGCTCGAAAGCGGCCGGGTGCTGCTCGATTATATCGAATTGTCCAATCAAAGGCTGGTCAAGCACGGGTCTTGA